The Portunus trituberculatus isolate SZX2019 chromosome 49, ASM1759143v1, whole genome shotgun sequence genome contains a region encoding:
- the LOC123499367 gene encoding UV-stimulated scaffold protein A-like, whose amino-acid sequence MDGDRRAAHLKYLVEKLTTSGKDNLDEEKFKKIKKICKQSDIYVIELYRLVIKQLKKKHAEIRYSAFQICDAIFRRSHCFRELLLKDFMQFIDLALGLDPKKPLPKPDAVARKLKQKCVEAIQYWYDHFSDGYLTLKRAYSYLRDCKKVDFAELTARTEAEQQRAEEERRKAEEMKNKKIEKIKRELEGTSDEINDCITQFHNCFKLLIPDVHDFFIPLSSEEVGSQEESLVTDSGKDIQGEASYDGDEELEEKAEYGSEFMRGHGIMKGTNVKITLEDVRKVQRTEDNEVVIENLKEYICILSTKLLPSVRRWEEIIQPYSAGNESLIKTIIDHKISIQNCVKRFESLNIVNKENQTVTKDINSDSDDDDDFIEVPWDDPRVVRAAASEAALLEITKHSSSHSTSSQPDEPDNQPSSSGLCHTSSQVQSGSSKTSESYRFPDEYLSKGTSAPKRHHNPLAGLSQVWTATADLHEQEEVQSTGGILGIATQRVNYERSWEPVKWACRAPLKTGQLCPRKDREKCPFHGPIVPRDETGKPLRPEDAAREQAAREQYERDHPAWQDPQLLAELKAATGVDLKIDKGRRKRNRYENLTDLKKTTPKERLAKKVLSKKAVRRLNVALNKEHRSAPNTSSDFRFS is encoded by the coding sequence ATGGATGGGGACCGGCGGGCTGCACACCTCAAATACCTGGTGGAAAAACTGACTACATCAGGGAAAGATAACCTTGATGAAGAAAAGttcaagaaaattaagaaaatatgcaAGCAGTCAGATATATATGTTATAGAACTATACAGACTTGTCATCAAACAACTGAAGAAAAAGCATGCTGAAATACGATACAGTGCATTTCAGATATGTGATGCAATTTTTCGCAGATCTCATTGTTTTCGAGAATTGCTTCTGAAAGACTTTATGCAGTTTATAGATCTTGCATTAGGTTTGGATCCTAAGAAACCTTTACCAAAGCCTGATGCAGTTGCTAGAAAACTCAAGCAGAAATGTGTTGAAGCTATTCAGTATTGGTATGATCATTTTAGTGATGGGTATTTAACACTTAAACGGGCATATAGCTATTTAAGAGATTGTAAAAAAGTTGACTTTGCTGAACTTACGGCCAGAACTGAAGCAGAACAAcagagagcagaggaggagagacgaaaggcagaagaaatgaagaataagaagattgAAAAGATTAAGAGGGAGCTTGAGGGAACTTCTGATGAAATAAATGATTGTATAACTCAGTTTCACAACTGTTTCAAATTATTGATACCAGATGTTCAtgattttttcattcctctcagtAGTGAAGAAGTTGGCAGTCAGGAGGAAAGTCTTGTTACAGATAGTGGAAAAGATATTCAAGGAGAGGCATcatatgatggtgatgaggagctTGAAGAAAAAGCTGAATATGGCTCAGAATTTATGCGTGGTCATGGAATTATGAAAGGGACAAATGTTAAAATCACTCTGGAGGATGTTAGAAAGGTGCAGAGGactgaagataatgaagttgtgATAGAAAACCTAAAAGAATACATTTGTATCCTAAGTACTAAGCTATTACCTAGTGTTAGAAGATGGGAGGAAATTATTCAGCCTTATAGTGCAGGTAATGAAAGTTTGATTAAGACTATTATTGATCACAAGATATCCATACAAAACTGTGTGAAAAGATTTGAGTCACTGAATATTGTTAATAAGGAAAACCAAACTGTAACCAAAGATATAAattctgatagtgatgatgatgatgacttcaTAGAGGTACCTTGGGATGACCCAAGAGTGGTGAGGGCAGCTGCCTCAGAGGCTGCTTTGCTTGAAATCACCAAACATTCATCTAGCCATTCAACTTCATCTCAGCCTGATGAACCTGATAATCAACCATCGTCTTCTGGGTTGTGTCACACGTCCTCTCAGGTTCAGTCTGGCAGCAGTAAAACATCAGAAAGTTATAGATTTCCTGATGAATACCTCAGTAAAGGAACATCAGCACCAAAACGCCATCATAACCCTCTTGCAGGACTAAGCCAAGTGTGGACAGCCACAGCAGATTTACATGAACAGGAGGAAGTTCAAAGTACAGGAGGCATTTTAGGGATAGCAACTCAGAGAGTAAATTACGAGCGGTCTTGGGAGCCAGTAAAATGGGCTTGTCGTGCACCTCTCAAGACTGGGCAGTTGTGTCCCCGCAAAGATAGGGAAAAGTGTCCATTTCATGGCCCTATTGTTCCTCGTGATGAAACAGGGAAACCTCTGCGACCAGAGGATGCAGCCCGGGAGCAAGCAGCAAGAGAACAGTATGAGAGAGACCATCCAGCTTGGCAGGATCCACAACTTTTAGCAGAACTGAAGGCAGCAACTGGTGTAGATTTGAAGATAGACAAGGGAAGAcgtaaaagaaatagatatgaaaatttGACTGATCTTAAAAAGACAACACCTAAAGAAAGACTAGCTAAGAAGGTACTCAGTAAAAAGGCTGTTAGGCGTCTTAATGTTGCCCTAAATAAGGAACATAGGTCTGCTCCCAATACCTCAAGTGATTTTAGATTTTCCTAA
- the LOC123499107 gene encoding uncharacterized protein LOC123499107, which yields MRARMCRDGKRWVALACTLSLWVSGAAVVAEDCVQGVGCSQCPAGHYTRASNGSLLCCPSCAAAVLYHGDIPSSWCVCYADTETQSSPGPRMIRFPGPARLLNGGSADLGSSPSFQDAFFIINHGPGGLGHVNNGRGGVSPAVQQALTLLADTLENLNARVIRLEEIVARTQELQHSGTLNRVGTAAPPTSIPATPPIDKPCPTNYSRIDDNCYYVSMWHDYRAMWQDARTACEGLSGKLAEPVTRGEFLGLTRQLSSISATSGFSYWLGGLYPGVSWLWIYAGKNVTLTPAYWAEEDLTGKRVTPGDTSSGRCLSDLRIQAI from the exons ATGCGCGCCAGGATGTGTCGGGATGGCAAGCGGTGGGTGGCGCTGGCCTGCACCTTATCGCTCTGGGTGAGTGGCGCGGCGGTTGTGGCAG AGGACTGTGTCCAGGGTGTGGGATGCTCCCAGTGTCCCGCTGGCCACTATACTCGGGCCTCCAATGGGTCTCTGCTGTGCTGTCCCTCGTGTGCTGCAGCGGTGCTCTACCATGGAGATATCCCCAGCAGCTGGTGTGTTTGCTATGCTG ACACGGAGACCCAAAGTTCTCCGGGTCCCCGAATGATTCGGTTCCCGGGACCTGCCAGGCTCTTGAATGGGGGAAGTGCAGACCTCGGAAGCAGTCCCTCATTTCAGGATGCCTTCTTCATTATCAACCACGGACCTGGCGGGCTAG GACATGTAAACAATGGTCGTGGTGGCGTGTCACCGGCCGTGCAGCAAGCTCTCACCCTGTTGGCAGACACCCTTGAGAACCTCAACGCCCGCGTCATCAGGCTGGAGGAGATCGTGGCGCGCACTCAAG AATTACAGCACTCCGGGACTCTTAACCGCGTGGGCACGGCCGCTCCCCCTACTTCTATTCCTGCCACACCGCCCATCGACAAGCCCTGTCCCACCAACTACTCCAGAATAGATGATAACTGTTACTACGTCTCTATGTGGCATGACTATCGCGCCATGTGGCAG GATGCTCGGACAGCGTGTGAGGGTCTAAGCGGTAAACTTGCAGAGCCGGTGACTCGTGGGGAATTCCTTGGCCTGACACGTCAGCTGAGCTCCATCTCGGCTACCAGTG GCTTCAGCTACTGGCTCGGTGGATTGTATCCCGGAGTATCCTGGCTGTGGATCTACGCCGGGAAGAATGTTACTCTCACTCCCGCCTACTGGGCTGAAGAAGACTTGACAGGGAAGAGAGTAACACCTGGGGATACTTCGTCTGGCCGCTGTCTCTCTGACTTACGCATTCAAGCCATCTAA